A region of the bacterium genome:
GCTTGCGACAGGTCGGGAGTTCGCGCATTCCCAGGCATTACGCACACCCCATGCCAGGCACATTCTCCGGACCACAACTCTCAGTTTGCCTGCATACCCCAGATGCCGCGCCGCGCGCTCCTGGCTTCGCGTTGAGCCCGTTCGAACTCGGTACCGAAACGCCCCGTTCCGAAGCGCGTGTAGAAGCCCGTCCAGCCCATGCGCACCATCTCCAGATTCAGATTGCGTCCATCGACCTGTAGATAGGCGAGTACTCGGCCGTACTTGCCCCGTTTCAACTCACCCGGTTCTTCGAAGTCCAGGAAGATCTCCCGGTTGTCGATCAATCCGCGCAATGCGGCCTTGGCGGCGCTGAAGCCCGGTTCCTTTCGCTCCGGTGTGTCGATGTGCAGGAGACGCACGCGATCTTTCAGTTCGCCGCAGTCGACGTCGACCGTGTCGCCGTCGATGATGCGCAGCACGCGACACGGGCCGAGCAGGCTGGATTTCGGCTTCGGTTCGATGAACTCGACCGGGAAACCCGGCGC
Encoded here:
- a CDS encoding thermonuclease family protein gives rise to the protein MSSRKRSSQRRSPQRATFLWLALIGLAFWIGRETGLREEIVRNEAPGFPVEFIEPKPKSSLLGPCRVLRIIDGDTVDVDCGELKDRVRLLHIDTPERKEPGFSAAKAALRGLIDNREIFLDFEEPGELKRGKYGRVLAYLQVDGRNLNLEMVRMGWTGFYTRFGTGRFGTEFERAQREARSARRGIWGMQAN